From the Candidatus Thermoplasmatota archaeon genome, one window contains:
- a CDS encoding recombinase family protein, protein MDAPKKIRAAIYTRVSTEDQAKEGFSLDAQIEKLRSYCKARDWEIAGEYIDDGYSGRKTRRPAYTKMMEDLDKWDILLVIKMDRIHRNSKNFMLMMEQLSKQKKEFVSMMESLDTSTAMGRFVMDIIQRIAQLESEQIGERVYIGMEQKARMNGGVLGFNIPYGYNYLDGKLVVNDSESRIIQDIYSWYLTGKSIGEISQMLNDAHIPTKKGGLWAKKTVSTILKNPIYCGYLRWEEYVNKSDHDPIITVQDFNKVQEIFAQRGGSPAKFL, encoded by the coding sequence ATGGATGCACCAAAAAAAATTCGCGCAGCAATTTATACGCGCGTTTCAACTGAAGACCAAGCAAAAGAAGGCTTTTCATTAGATGCTCAAATTGAAAAACTTCGTAGTTACTGTAAAGCACGCGATTGGGAAATTGCAGGTGAATACATCGATGATGGATACTCTGGAAGAAAAACAAGACGACCTGCGTATACCAAGATGATGGAAGATCTTGACAAATGGGATATTCTTTTGGTCATTAAAATGGATCGGATCCATCGTAATTCAAAAAATTTTATGCTTATGATGGAACAATTGAGTAAACAGAAGAAAGAATTTGTTTCGATGATGGAATCACTTGATACATCGACAGCAATGGGGCGTTTTGTCATGGATATTATTCAACGAATCGCTCAGCTTGAATCAGAACAAATTGGAGAGCGGGTCTATATTGGTATGGAACAAAAGGCTCGAATGAATGGCGGGGTGCTTGGTTTTAACATACCGTATGGCTATAATTATCTGGATGGAAAATTAGTCGTAAATGACTCTGAATCTAGAATCATTCAGGACATTTATTCTTGGTATTTAACAGGAAAAAGTATCGGTGAAATTTCTCAGATGCTTAATGATGCGCATATTCCAACAAAAAAGGGGGGTTTATGGGCGAAAAAGACGGTTTCAACGATTTTAAAAAATCCAATTTATTGTGGTTACCTCCGTTGGGAAGAGTATGTGAATAAAAGTGATCATGATCCAATAATAACCGTGCAAGATTTTAACAAGGTTCAAGAAATTTTTGCACAGCGCGGTGGGTCTCCTGCCAAATTTTTGTAA
- a CDS encoding PKD domain-containing protein — protein MKMKIKKSISLICILALLIYMPIISLTIKADPPTNKSPVFSKISPPHNATNVPITWNPLSIHITDPENNSFSWTIKTQPNIGFATGLNQYNGTKKCLITNLQYNTTYTWCVNATDGTTWTNQTFCFTTQKNELLSPFLSYFGPYIDAADMNTTNWNRFLQTASDLGAIGFTHIGFHIWTQNPSDFQLTTLLNRIHDMRNLGYPLAFHLSSSHLILNNQLDPETHESNGQSIKFFDAPGFVVPDPSNSCYRHAHDPAYNGTLWQAELQLLDNYTSWIDIQNNDSVLFDTELWGKHPSWFNKDTGCFPHILEQSNKRYASHSTDDCYNEYIAYWRDRGLDLRSSVKNKNPETQVVFYGENIPPLRNSTWMPVGTGDISSPSWYFAPHLTTIQSYLDTYDFSNSYIWLSFSIVQSNLVYNPPGQNYGSYTSTSWDPKISQRIGYLLNLEGVKGIIIYPGPTSSSYTTDYFMQHATALAQGFIHGIDVDALSEICGDGWDNDGDGYWDESCGDTEDADGDGLLDSWEVDYFNSLEYSKFDDPDHDQLDNIHELYTGTNPNNPDSDSDTYTDGYEYEEATDPLDENDYPMHNVVFPPQISFPNPNQNAVNVPLSTNVLIVSIHDPQGFDLFWSVSTSPNSGSSHGEYAVNGTKTCPISGLSQQTVYTWTVYAHNTYRINRVQFVFTTIGPSQPSGGQFFEPPYLPTAPPGIKTNSSNNPPRITKSPQGSTTARIDIPYTFSIVSYDSEGDQVRYRYECSDGTRSPWSSYTHPNISYTFVHSWKSYGTFSIRVQAQDIRGANSSWSDPLSILVFQIDPNTSSPTKEISIKHLQKDNTTFSFFINASNESMLLYSYIWDFGDGTIAEGINVVHRYGRDGYYTVVLTIRDGDGNEETIRYTVFVESPGLDEAVNSWLMVFSIVGIGGCIAIISIVAFFVHRKKQRSYKLTKII, from the coding sequence ATGAAAATGAAAATAAAAAAATCAATTTCCTTAATCTGCATTCTCGCTCTCCTCATATATATGCCGATCATTTCATTGACCATCAAAGCTGATCCCCCAACAAATAAAAGTCCCGTTTTTTCAAAGATATCTCCACCGCATAACGCAACAAATGTTCCTATAACATGGAATCCTCTTAGTATCCACATCACAGATCCAGAAAACAACTCTTTTTCATGGACCATCAAAACGCAACCGAACATCGGCTTTGCCACAGGTTTAAACCAGTATAATGGGACAAAAAAATGTCTCATCACAAACCTCCAGTACAATACTACCTATACCTGGTGTGTCAATGCTACTGATGGTACAACGTGGACAAATCAAACCTTCTGTTTTACTACACAAAAAAATGAACTCCTTTCTCCTTTTTTATCATATTTTGGGCCCTATATCGATGCAGCGGATATGAACACGACCAATTGGAACCGATTTCTACAAACCGCGTCAGATCTCGGAGCCATTGGTTTTACACATATAGGATTTCATATTTGGACTCAAAATCCTTCAGACTTTCAGCTTACTACCCTCCTCAACAGAATTCATGATATGCGAAACTTAGGATATCCCCTTGCATTCCATCTGAGTTCTTCACATCTCATTCTGAATAATCAACTTGACCCTGAGACCCATGAAAGCAACGGGCAAAGTATAAAATTTTTTGATGCACCAGGATTTGTCGTACCTGATCCTTCAAATTCATGTTATCGACATGCTCATGATCCAGCATACAATGGAACTCTCTGGCAAGCAGAACTCCAACTTCTTGATAATTACACCTCCTGGATCGATATACAAAATAATGATTCTGTACTTTTTGATACGGAACTCTGGGGAAAACATCCAAGTTGGTTCAATAAAGATACAGGGTGTTTTCCGCATATCCTTGAACAAAGTAACAAGAGATACGCGAGTCATTCAACTGATGACTGCTATAATGAATACATAGCTTACTGGCGAGATCGAGGTCTTGATTTACGATCCTCTGTTAAAAATAAAAACCCAGAAACACAAGTGGTTTTTTATGGAGAAAACATACCACCTCTTCGTAACTCAACATGGATGCCTGTTGGAACTGGGGATATTAGTTCACCATCATGGTATTTTGCACCGCATCTGACAACTATTCAATCGTATCTAGATACTTATGATTTCTCAAATTCATATATCTGGCTGAGTTTTAGTATCGTTCAATCAAACCTCGTGTATAATCCCCCGGGACAAAACTACGGGAGCTATACCAGTACCTCATGGGATCCGAAAATATCTCAACGAATCGGATATTTACTGAACCTTGAAGGAGTAAAAGGAATTATTATATATCCTGGCCCAACCAGCAGTAGTTATACAACTGATTATTTCATGCAGCATGCTACTGCTTTAGCTCAAGGATTTATCCATGGAATAGATGTTGATGCCCTCTCTGAAATCTGTGGTGATGGCTGGGATAATGATGGAGACGGGTATTGGGACGAATCATGTGGTGATACAGAAGATGCTGACGGAGATGGTCTGCTTGACTCATGGGAAGTAGACTATTTCAACTCGCTTGAATACAGCAAATTTGATGATCCTGATCATGACCAGCTTGACAACATACATGAATTGTATACAGGAACAAATCCGAATAACCCAGATTCAGATAGTGATACGTATACTGATGGATATGAATACGAAGAAGCAACCGATCCTTTAGATGAAAATGATTATCCCATGCATAATGTGGTTTTTCCTCCACAGATATCATTCCCAAACCCAAATCAGAATGCAGTGAATGTTCCTCTTAGTACAAATGTACTCATCGTTTCAATTCATGATCCTCAAGGTTTTGATCTCTTCTGGTCGGTATCAACATCTCCAAATAGTGGCTCATCACATGGCGAATACGCAGTCAACGGAACAAAAACGTGTCCTATCTCTGGATTGTCACAACAGACCGTATATACCTGGACGGTATATGCTCATAATACCTATCGGATCAATAGGGTGCAATTTGTTTTTACAACAATAGGGCCGAGTCAGCCAAGTGGGGGTCAATTTTTTGAACCACCGTATCTGCCAACTGCACCACCAGGCATAAAAACAAACTCATCAAATAATCCACCAAGGATCACAAAATCACCACAAGGTTCAACAACCGCGAGAATTGACATTCCGTATACTTTCTCAATCGTAAGCTACGATTCTGAGGGCGATCAAGTCCGATATCGCTATGAATGTAGCGATGGTACAAGAAGTCCTTGGTCCTCGTATACTCATCCGAATATCTCATATACATTTGTACATTCATGGAAATCATATGGTACGTTTTCTATTCGAGTTCAAGCTCAAGATATTCGTGGAGCTAATAGCAGCTGGTCAGATCCATTAAGTATCCTTGTGTTTCAGATTGATCCAAATACGAGTTCACCAACGAAAGAGATCTCAATTAAGCATCTTCAAAAAGATAATACAACTTTTTCGTTCTTCATTAATGCAAGTAATGAGTCGATGCTATTATATTCATATATATGGGATTTTGGCGATGGCACGATTGCTGAAGGGATAAATGTCGTACATAGGTACGGACGTGATGGATATTATACGGTTGTTTTAACGATTCGAGATGGAGACGGGAACGAAGAAACAATAAGGTATACTGTTTTTGTTGAAAGTCCAGGTCTTGACGAAGCGGTAAATTCTTGGCTCATGGTTTTTAGTATCGTTGGTATCGGTGGTTGTATCGCCATAATTAGTATTGTTGCTTTCTTCGTGCATCGAAAAAAACAGCGAAGTTATAAACTAACCAAAATTATTTAA